Proteins from a single region of Nomascus leucogenys isolate Asia chromosome 2, Asia_NLE_v1, whole genome shotgun sequence:
- the HAND1 gene encoding heart- and neural crest derivatives-expressed protein 1, with protein MNLVGSYAHHHHHHHPHPAHPMLHESFLFGPASRCHQERPYFQSWLLSPADAAPDFPAGGPPPAAAAAAAAYGPDARPGQSPGRLEALGGRLGRRKGSGPKKERRRTESINSAFAELRECIPNVPADTKLSKIKTLRLATSYIAYLMDVLAKDAQSGDPEAFKAELKKADGGRESKRKRELQQHEGFPPALGPGEKRIKGRTGWPQQVWALELNQ; from the exons ATGAACCTTGTGGGCAGCTAcgcacaccatcaccaccatcaccacccgcACCCTGCACACCCCATGCTCCACGAATCCTTCCTCTTCGGTCCGGCCTCGCGCTGTCATCAGGAAAGGCCCTATTTCCAGAGCTGGCTGCTGAGCCCGGCTGACGCTGCCCCGGACTTCCCTGCGGGCGGGCCACCGCCCGCGGCCGCTGCAGCCGCCGCCGCCTACGGTCCTGACGCCAGGCCTGGGCAGAGCCCCGGGCGGCTGGAGGCGCTTGGCGGCCGTCTTGGCCGGCGGAAAGGCTCAGGACCCAAGAAGGAGCGGAGACGCACGGAGAGCATTAACAGCGCATTCGCGGAGCTGCGCGAGTGTATCCCCAACGTGCCGGCCGACACCAAGCTCTCCAAGATCAAGACTCTGCGCCTGGCCACCAGCTACATCGCCTACCTGATGGACGTGCTGGCCAAGGATGCACAGTCTGGCGATCCCGAGGCCTTCAAGGCTGAACTCAAGAAGGCGGATGGCGGCCGTGAGAGCAAGCGGAAAAGGGAGCTG CAGCAGCACGAAGGTTTTCCTCCTGCCCTGGGCCCAGGCGAGAAGAGGATTAAAGGACGCACCGGCTGGCCGCAGCAAGTCTGGGCGCTGGAGTTAAACCAGTGA
- the SAP30L gene encoding histone deacetylase complex subunit SAP30L, with the protein MNGFSTEEDSREGPPAAPAAAAPGYGQSCCLIEDGERCVRPAGNASFSKRVQKSISQKKLKLDIDKSVRHLYICDFHKNFIQSVRNKRKRKTSDDGGDSPEHDTDIPEVDLFQLQVNTLRRYKRHYKLQTRPGFNKAQLAETVSRHFRNIPVNEKETLAYFIYMVKSNKSRLDQKSEGGKQLE; encoded by the exons ATGAACGGCTTCAGCACGGAGGAGGACAGCCGCGAAGGGCCCCCCGCCGCCCCAGCCGCCGCCGCCCCGGGCTACGGCCAGAGCTGCTGCCTCATCGAGGACGGCGAGCGCTGCGTCCGGCCCGCGGGCAACGCCTCCTTCAGCAAGAGGGTCCAGAAGAGCATCTCGCAGAAGAAACTCAAGCTGGACATCGACAAGAGC GTAAGGCACCTATATATCTGTGATTTTCACAAAAATTTCATCCAGAGTGTCCGaaataaaaggaagaggaagacaagTGACGATGGCGGAGATTCTCCCGAGCACGACACTGACATTCCTGAG GTTGATCTGTTCCAGCTGCAAGTGAACACCCTACGACGTTATAAACGACACTACAAGTTGCAGACCAGACCAGGCTTCAATAAGGCCCAGTTAGCAGAA ACTGTGAGTCGACACTTCAGGAACATACCTGTGAATGAAAAAGAGACCCTTGCCTACTTCATCTACATGGTGAAGAGTAACAAGAGTAGACTGGACCAGAAATCGGAGGGTGGCAAGCAGCTTGAGTGA